One Primulina huaijiensis isolate GDHJ02 chromosome 5, ASM1229523v2, whole genome shotgun sequence DNA segment encodes these proteins:
- the LOC140977442 gene encoding uncharacterized protein: protein MDSLTPSSMPAILFKRILDEELAATGAQDNYVLCKVFKKNGLGPRNGSRVGALFDEADWASDDINIAQNHIISSQCNGPTFALVLPQKQSLSVEPGINDPGSTSAYCPLSSVGPSTSQVLVDEPDAELERLLAWLVDCNVNDTMLLLNDNGNLEADLIGKGKNIVLPGFEGNDINTSTNVQAHYTQINEAGIDFSVMQKDGLVAPVNFSAAVCGTEQFQMCDRVGSYFNENMQGGNLSGAAHYASCIGQLPLLLKESEIEGFLNVAQMENDNYYHGSNAAYASDFSSQPPVVPEESNMADSFLNLVQMENDNYYHGANAMFGLDASYGQLQNGGLFYHEMETGGYDDNL from the exons ATGGACTCCCTCACACCATCATCCATGCCAGCCAT CTTGTTTAAAAG GATCCTCGATGAAGAATTGGCGGCAACAGGCGCTCAG GACAATTATGTGCTTTGTAAAGTCTTTAAGAAGAACGGTTTGGGTCCAAGAAATGGTTCACGTGTTGGAGCCCTATTTGATGAGGCAGATTGGGCTAGTGATGATATCAATATTGCtcaaaatcatatcatatctTCTCAATGTAATGGTCCAACTTTTGCATTAGTTTTGCCTCAAAAGCAAAGCCTTTCAGTTGAACCAGGCATAAATGATCCTGGGAGCACTTCTGCTTATTGTCCACTATCCTCAGTGGGCCCTTCTACCAGCCAGGTTCTTGTGGATGAACCAGATGCCGAACTTGAGCGTTTATTAGCCTGGCTTGTGGATTGCAATGTGAATGACACTATGTTGCTTTTGAATGACAATGGAAATCTCGAG GCTGATCTCATTGGCAAGGGAAAGAACATTGTCTTACCTGGTTTTGAGGGGAATGATATAAACACCAGCACCAATGTCCAAGCACATTATACACAGATAAATGAAGCTGGAATTGATTTCTCAGTTATGCAAAAAGATGGTCTTGTAGCTCCAGTGAATTTCTCTGCTGCAGTCTGTGGAACCGAACAATTTCAAATGTGTGACAGAGTGGGATCCTACTTTAATGAGAATATGCAAGGAGGCAATTTATCTGGTGCGGCCCATTATGCTTCTTGCATTGGTCAGCTACCATTGCTTCTGAAAGAATCTGAGATTGAAGGTTTTTTAAATGTGGCTCAGATG GAAAATGATAATTATTACCATGGATCTAATGCTGCGTATGCCTCAGACTTCTCAAGTCAACCACCTGTGGTGCCAGAAGAATCAAATATGGCAGACAGTTTTCTGAATCTGGTTCAGATG GAAAATGATAATTATTACCATGGAGCTAATGCTATGTTTGGCTTGGACGCCTCTTATGGACAACTGCAGAACGGTGGCcttttttatcatgaaatggaAACAGGTGGATATGATGACAATCTGTGA